In the genome of Chrysoperla carnea chromosome 5, inChrCarn1.1, whole genome shotgun sequence, the window ATGTagattaatattcatattattatatattagttAAATTGTACAAtatagtttgaaaataaatttagattaacCAACAACAACTTTCtgttaattttagtaaataatgacTTATTTGTACAACATAGATTAAGTAAGAATACTAAATAGAGTTTGGTTCAGAGGAAGTACACAGGCCTGAGGTCCATTGTGGAGCCTCACAGTCAGGTAGTGTTGATATCTCGAGTAAATTCAAATGCATTGGTagcaaaatttaacaaaaaattcacaCAACCCTGATTGCGAAGAaaacaaaaagtgaaaaattttgctcAGTTCATATAGTCTATGTTTCATAGCTGAGCGTTTATATTACCAATTTGAGCATTTGATTCAACGGTTtcgagattttaattttttcttacctATACGATGGGGTGTTAAAACTTGCATATCTCCGGTTTCAATTACtgttttgtcaaatattttcttttaacgtAACGATAATTTTACtacaacatttttcatttaaacatcGACTGTATAATAACGCCAACAACtcactttttaattatatctatgtttattacattttatattttataggctCTCGGCTGCATTTTTACCTGCATTTTTACTTCTCAACAGAAAATTATTGCCAAAGGAAAACTTAGCTTTCAATCATGTCCCATCTGGAATAAAACTCTCTAGAGGTGgcggtgttttatttttttggttgtaCGCGTTAGGTAAAGGAAACTTATCAAAAGAAACTGAATGCAATCGGACACAGTTCTGCATACAACACTgtacagaaaaatatataaggcgcatacaatattattaatatataaagcgTTTTCATGATTCCACATATGCagttcgtttgaaagataatataatgaaattataattttatataaagaaagaaattgaattaaaattaaagagaattgaaaaaaatacactcgaaccaggactcgagcccggacttcttggattcatatcaagcgccctaccaattaggccattcgagttctagacacagagtgaaatttttcaactcattgaatttttatttttattttgtttattcacttatttttattattatagtaagcaaaaacaaaaagtaagtttttgtttacttttaatcatgtatacgatatttatttactccatggtctctcgattataattgatgattttaatatgatacaaacACGCTgtaattctctttaattaatattactagacaagatatttgtcaatatttagttcacgctgtatgtatcattttaaaaatcatcaattataatcgagagaccatcatgtaaataaatatcgtatacatgattcaaagttaacaaaaacaaaaagtaataataaagaaattgaatatttagaaatttgaaattgctataatattatagaaaatgttaaggATTCACTTATCATACCAAAATAGAGATATTGTTaaatctgaatttttaatagcataattacgattatttaaaattcgcTGAACGCTgaatattatctaaataaagTTGAATGCGATAATTAAGGcgctttttaaactattaaggcttttaaaaaactttaaaaaaagtaagtatacATCCATGCATCTTGCTacataaagtataaataatcgtCTTTAAATACTAACGAAGAATGTCACCTTTAAAATAGataatggatttaaaaaaattgagaaaatggataaaaatgtataaatgtatgaAAAGCCATTTTTCAACgagaatatataatttaaatattgttttgattttagcaagtacaattatttttaattacaaatattccatacaaactcaaattatttttacttctatGTGCAGAGTTGCGTTGGGAATAATATAAAAGCCTTATATGATTTTGACAAGACACGTTATGGGCAGAATGAAAGTttcaattaatacaatttttgtgaactatgtttcgaaaataatttaccaTTATTTAAGCTACAGATGATGAATGCCTATTCAATTTCTTAAGATCCATCTTACAACTAGTTGATAAAAAGCGTAATTCGAGGAGGAACGCagacaattatttaaaagtatctGGGCGAAAATTTATCTCAATTTTGATTCCCTAGAAATAAAACTATAACAAAAGTAAGCCAATAATTATTTGTCTTGCATTTGTGGAGGTTTCAAAATGTcagtattttattgataaactaATTTACTAAGTTTACAAAATGTAGTAATTTTATATCTCCTGTAAGTTTTCACTCTCATATTTAACTAAAAACCTTGTAAAGGTAAAGAAGGTAGGTATGCCATGAATTAGCTAATGCGCAAACGTTCATTGAAAAATCACATTAAAGGAATaagtaaagaattaaaaaattaaaaccaacgaTAGTAAAGAATTGGTTTTCTAATCAGATATCtttaattgaaacttttaattttttaaattttgtcctatttaatttctttccaaattcaattcaagattttttcgttttgttaaaaaaatatttgatgtagGCAGCCAAGTGGTTAGAAAATCTCCTCAGACCAAACTTTGTGTATCTATAGATGTACTGaggtgttttttgttttagcaaattaatttaattttaattattgtaatacaaataaaatactactcgtatcattttttcaacttttgatGTCCTATAAATAGTCTTAAGTATTTCAGTTTCAATATCAATACAGTTTGTACTGTTATCAAGAATAAATCTACTCAATATGAATTTCTGGGCTTTATTTGCAATTGTTATGGTTGCTTTATTGCAATTTGCTGTaagttacttttttttgaaattttaaatttttttgtaaatattttaactacatattcgatttaaactaaaaaaaaaaattaaaaaatccccgataaatttttcgggtaacGGAAGCCTAAACTAGTATTTGAAACATACCTTAGAACAGTCTCCATTAAgttacttttttctttgaagCCTTTTCTAAATTGAGCTGATTTTGAAGGTTAGCGCCAATTTTTTGTACAgaaccctaaaatcgcacttgaaacatagctaagaacaatccccattaaattatctttcaaacaaaacaaaaaaaagttaatacagacacagacagacacacatagcggtaaaacttataacacccctttttataGTTTGgatgttaaaaaatgataaatgtaacctgtaaatttgttttttatgaatttataaactataaagggttattaaatttcattcatttttaagatcaccttataaatttttgtgccatattttgaatggaaaaagtatatatttatattatatggtgTCAGTAAACTGAAACAATACCTGCCTTGGTATTCATTAGTCTCTTTCATAAAATTCGTATCATTAAGGCCTGTAAAGGATTACTAATATAAAGATAGATTTATGCAAAGGGTCcggtttgaaattttatttcacacaGATTAcgcttatttaaaatttacattttctgaaattatgatatgattaatttgtttgtttgcagAATGTAGCAGTGGCTTTACCACAAGGTCAACATGGTAAACATGATGGACCACCAGGAGGAAGTCAACGAGGACCACCACCATCAGATTCAACGTCATAGATGAACTaccaatttattatcaatatatgcTGACTTTAGTTAGTTTTTTGGATATTGATTTGATTCTCGCTGCTTTACTTTCTtcaaattgtattatttcacTTTATTAATGTAGATTATTATTCATGAATAAATGTAGACCAAcaacaacattttattatttttagtaaataatcaCTAATTTTTATTACCTGTGTACATAATCTAAGAATTTTAAAGTTGTAGACAAAAATTGAGGGTTCTCTCAGCCAAGAGAGGCAGAAATCTCGAGTGGGTACAAAAGCATACCCAGTCAAAGAGGATGGGGATGctaagatgaaaataaatagagtaaatttaagaaaaaatataagaaaaaagtatAATCTCTAATACATAAAGTGTTCTTTAAATTCCCCTATTGCCTAGGTAGATATTTGGTTCACCTATTTTGAGTCCCTCGGAAGGAGGCGGTTGTCGATCTTCTCTTGGTGACGCCCTTAAGTGGACGTCTGTTGAGTTTGGTtattaaaaaactgaatttttatcGTGTCCCAAATATGTTTCTTTTCCGTATattaaagtgaaaacaaacaattgattgagttggCGTATTGTTGACATATcatgtaaagaaagatatccacaaTTAGATGGCCACataataactgatattcccatataatacatacctactataaaattttcatcttatttGAGTCCTCtcatgtaaaaaattatgtttgcgaacaaatgtttcaaacaaaacattttttacatttaaacttttgttctacctctatgtaacggtttacaagatgggtcctacggacctaagacccaatgttgctcatttacgaacttggcctcactttttacagacggacaaccgaaaatggaccaattaggtgattatatgaatacctgtaccaaaattttgttcgtagcatcaatatttttaagtattacaaactagggactaaacttgatataccttcatatatttcatatatacatggtatgagAAGAAAAACAATAAGATGTCAACCCCTTAACATTTACAAACTTTGCCTTTGGTTATATTATgtattgttttatcaaaaaatatcttttaacaaATACGttaggcaaaaaaaaaagattaagcCACGACCTCGTTTTTCATTTAATGGCCAACCATATAAAACGTAGCAAACTTCCGAAATTATTCCAATGTACAATCTTTCCGTTAAAAAAGAATGTTGTTATTTTTCACCCTTAATACATTTTTCATGACAATGACAagaaaattcgataattttccGAATAATCAGGATAGTTGTTGAGGCTACTTATGGCATGTTATTATAGAACATACTACGTTTGTGCGAACCTAATTTAAATGCAAGCTTGCAAATCAAATTTTCTCCTGGCAATTTCgtattagaaatttttgtagTATGTGTCTAACCTTTTATATAGGAAGTATGATCACGGCATTGCTTCTTTTTATGTTGCTGCATTTTACTAATTAGCAAAATGTTAAATGAAACATTACCTTGAACACGTATGACAATCAgaataattatacatttatacctagttattaaattaaaattagtgcATCCATGACTGCAGCATTTAATAAGCGGTCATTAATTATGCATTTATTAAAGTGCAAcacaaataattacatttaaaaagctTACCATATAAATatgagtaaaatattattaaaataatcttttcaatttgtcaatttgtcaaTCGGTAAAtctgtttaaaatgaaatattggaTTTTGTTTGCAATTATTAGCATTGTTATTATGCGAATGAcggtaagaaaatttatttttgttatttttagataattttttataagcgtgtatcccaaaaaaatatttataccagAATTTGGTccgaaaaaaatgtcaaactttgATCCTGTTGCAATTCACATCAATTAGTATTGAGGTAGCTTGACAAGATtgaaattttcgtttaaaatttaatgaattttgaaatcaataCAAAACTAAAAGTTACTTTTCGAAGTGCATGTGAATCAAACTTATCAGGCTAGGGTAGAAATGTTATTTGGAGGAATTCGAATAATTCGAATAATTGACGTGAGTTTTGTTAGGATCAGAGTTTACTTATGTTTCCGCAGCCTAAAGAAATTCATACAAGACACTTTTCTTTATTATCCGTGCCCAAGCTTCATCTAACTATTTTATGTTTCGATTTGCGTAATTAACAAGCTTACTACTACACTAAATCGTAAAGAAATTATATCAGTAAAATTATACATGAAAAAGGGGTGAATCTTGCATCAAATAAggtagttttgttttttatgttgtttgcaatgtaaaAGCAATCgtaaatccaaattttcaacCTCGGCAAACCACCGGATCATGccgaaaaacaagaaaaacctcgaaaattttgaccttatttcagtttttgccgTTTTTAACCTGAAAGGTTTTTCATCAAAAGTTGTTACATTTATTTGACGAAAAGCTTCCTTATAAAAagacaaacaacttttgcttgagaaattttttcataacatcACTGTGTCCCcatgaaggcgcaaattaggacaaaattttcgtgtctattttctccaaaactataaaagatgaaaattttcaggtagcttcaacttgttgtcttgtgaaacattgtggaaaaacgataaaaaattctagaaaatgctTTTTCGAaaaccagtgatgtttacgaaaaaatgttccatataaaaatggtttattttttataagaaacattttttacatttaaactttggttctatctctaacggtttacaagataaaaATTGGCGAAAAATCGTATAGcttgaaaaaatagacaaattttgaaaacctgTATCTCTGAAATTATCCGAGACACAGCTTTTATAGCTTAAAAACTGGATTGATCttaaattgttgcaaatttaacctttttaacaaaataaatacacagtttttgatgaaaaaccagtCCTTGCATGTCTAAATccgcaaaaactgaaatatggtcaaaattttcgaggctttttttatttttcggcatGTTTGCCGTggtcgaaaacttggatttaaaaCTGCCTTTTAATTGCACCcaacataaatatttcatttgatacAAGGTCCAATGTTTAATTggatttaattatattacttttagCATATTGTAATGACTCAAGACAACAGCAATACAACTCCGCCACCAGATCCAAATGGAAACCTTCCAGACCCATTTAAAGGGGCATCGCCACCGTTTTAATGATGGTCAGTAATTCAAAACCTTTGGAAATTTGGCCAAGTAGATTATACATACAGTTTacaattttggaattattttcagGACAAAATACGATCAATAAAAATAAGGCAAAATAGAATTCCATGGTCAActgttttatctaaaaattgttttttaattaaaaaaaattaataaaaatctagaAATGTAATAGATAgcaacacaaataaaaaattttgaatgtgcAAGCATAATTcgtagtattttttataaaaaaaatccttttattGGGCTAAATCAATATGCTATCGATACATGAAATATTCAGTGCTtttctcaaataatattttatggacGGCTAAGTTGAATTAAAACCAAATGAGTATATACTAATTTAAGATAGTATgggtaaaatagaaaaataaacttagAACAGTTacccttttattatattaaagataagcatcttaataatgttttattcaagtttgaGGATGGCTtatcgactttttttttaaagaaatattgaaaattaaaaattgtagtttttacACTCAATGGGATCCCGTGCGTTAATCTTTATACAAGATCCAAATTCTCATATTACCAAAAaccatgataattttaaaaatcattaacagaTGTCGTTGACATCGGttgaaaagtttaattaatatgtcaccaaaaattgtttttatctaataGACAATCTACTCCGAAACTTTTAAGGCACCATAGCTCGACGCTTTAAACCGTTGTAACGTTGCCAAATCTATGATTTTCACAATGATACAGAAGATTTCTATAGTATAATATGTCGATAATAGCGGAATTATAACTACAATAACTAATCAAATGAATggtgaaaatacttttttttttttataattgaattttgtgtgttattaattattataaaatcagtttaattattatgataaattatggtgtatattaaattttgtacactatttaaaattttgaaaaaaaagatggTTTGTTGACtacccatactaccttaaaataaaaaataattaaaagttaccTTCAAAAAGTATTCTTCATTTACGTtgtaaacataattaaatattctaatttcaCGCTATTAAatcgttttaattatttaattgaattacaaATGATTATATGCTACAAGagaaaatcatattaaattgcATCATACATTTTCATCATAcatttttacttccttgtacgAAGTCAGACAAGTTCTGTAATCGCGACAAAAATTCGTTGAAGAGTGTTCAACGAAAATTACGATTTGGTTCATTCCTGAATCCCTTTAGATTTATTTCGACGGTATGTGTTTACGTACTACTTCAGTATGTACGAATTTTCGTTTGTTCGTTTATACTTCTTGCTTTCGACaattaacgcttaaaaattactGTCGTAAAATCAATTGCACTTACTCTTTTTTGCTACCTTATGCGTAGTGGTGAAAAATTCCGACttaagatttaaataaaaatattcttttaatgaCACTTGAATCTGTGTTGATTGAATTGTACGGGTACAAGGTAGTCACATTAAGCCGACacagatttttaataaaacaatttaaagaaataCAATCTTGACCTATATAAGTAGAAAGATCTTAGGAAAGATCAATCATACATTATCATATTTAAGAAGCAATTTAAGTGACGTATCTTCAATATGCCTTCATTGTGGTTCATTTTTACGATTATTGTAGTTGCAACAATGTTATTTGCGGTAAGCACaactaaatttattgattttttataacatttaaattaggattagaaatatttcagaaatataTGACGAATAACGTTTACTATCGACACGTTTACTATccctcataaaaaaaagtattaaatcagattaataattattggcGTCGTGTAAATGGTCTCTAAGATGACTATGACAAGACAAAGTCATTTAAATCTGACAGGCCAAAATAACATTTTACGTaataaaaaagggggtgttataagtttgaccgatatgtgtgtgtctatgtacgtgtctgtctgtgacatcgtagcgcacAAACGGATGCAtcgattttaagttttttggtttcatttgaaagttaatttaaggaagagttttcttagctatgtttcaagtgcgagcttagggttctgtacccgaaaaaactaaaaaatttgcgattATGACTaatcattttaacatttaaataataattactatggaaatgaatggccaaataaacctggcccaattcatttcgaaaagtgaaatggtaaaataattagataattcaaaacaataattcaaaagaacattgtcatctcaaatatttcaatttcaattaaaatatttccataaatttgtcccaaaaaatttcatctgatgtccttgaccatcactttgatgtTGATTTAAGAAGTAGTGTTATGAGTTTAAAGTgcttatctgtgcgtctgtgtgtttctcagtggcatcgtagccccaaaacggtcgaactgacttgattaaaaatattttatagccaagtttccaaaaatcagtttacaaggaataaatcgcatttgttgaggtttttttaaattttgtaaatttcacttgtttaaatttttatttaataacctAGGAGATTAAATTCTAAGTTTGATATCTACCAGTTTTTGGAtctatattttaagataaaatattaaaaaaatggccAGTCTTGGGGACTGTCGAccgaagtgaaaacttaaaactttggaataagtacgttttttgaattttttaattaaagatggtgtgtgattattaaaattgcataatttgaaaattgaaattattaacttgggtataaaaaactgattataatttgtgtataaaatattatgaatggcAGTCCAGCAGCGATACCACTGATCTGTCTGGCAGGTGGAGTTTGAGCGTTTACTTTAGAATTTTTAGCGTGACTTCAGAGTAATGTCCTTTTTCCTTATCCCAAAAGATTCAAACGCTTTcgaagaagttttcacttcaaatatTACACGCCTTCCTGTTTAACGTATTTGTAAATGTTTTCGTAATTCTATTTCTTATTGGTATAGGATGCTCCATTATGAATCAAACATTTATATTGAGGTTTAATTTTGAtggttatatttttaacaaaaatatttccgtTCCCAGTTCTATGATTATTGAGCGGTATTTGAATGGAACTCCGGGTGCCTGAGAGAGACCCAGGATGaaataaagaacaaattattgctattattattaattagtttttcttgtaaataaaaactaactttttattGCAGAACCGTTTTCCTTGgtgataaatatgaaatattaatttttgttcagtttttaaataagcaaattttaaattaaaaactttgaaactaatattcatttcaGAGTGTTACTGTGGCAGACGATCATCAACAAAATCAAACCCAGTTACCATTGCCAGACGATTTTCTGTACATATCAATGCCAAACCCTAATACGtctgattaataattttaaaaaaaatggtaattgaacgaaaatttgattttcgatAATCGAAAAGTGTCTATGGTCATGTTatagaatttaaatttctttaagattttctgtaagtataaaaacaaaaaaacaaaactttaattgtatcattgttttaaatgtttaatgtttaattttgtagTTAACCTTAAATAAAAACGACAAAAcatgtacatattttatattctattttaagattttttgtttgtttgggtTACAAATAGAATCCAGATCcgtcataaaaattcaaaacttcgAGTGTCAAggtttatttactttataagaAGAAACGTAAGAGCCTTGAACACTTCCCTTAAAGAAAagcccttaaaaaaaattataaataaggtTGGAGCTATAAGGAATATGATTGTGAGAAGATGTTTCTTCGGAATAGTCGccagctaaaaatattttccattatttttcttGTGGTTCTCAACATTAAAAGGCTCTTTTAACGTTGAGaaccatatttaatttttttcacttcttGTGAAAATTGTCAATAACATAAGGCCAAGGTCTGTATAAATGGAAATAAGtccaaacaaaaatcaaatataatttgcatatatttattagaaattagaaTCTAATTAACTAAATTAGGTCTTTTACATTCTCATTATAAATTTCTTTCCAAATCCTCCAAGAAGTGTTGATTTGTGTGGAAAATTACTGGTTTTTGTGACAGAAGTGCATGTGATGAACGCaataactttaaatttcaacgaaaatgttatttcaaaatttgaatatggtctaagagacggcataaggtttttataaaattttattgattgaacaTGTCTATCATagcttttctatcgaaaagtgttcatggctatttttaatttgatttaattcacggaaaaaattaaaattaaaataaatgaaattaaaaatagccatgaacacttttcgatcgaaaaaatatgacaggcatgtttaaaaatcaataaaatttcataaaaaatatgtttcaactgATTATTaaatgggtgaaggtcgaccttataccgtctcttatactataataaaattattttgaataaaaaattatccactTGGTTGTTGGTAAAAGGGCAGATGGTGTTGAACCTGATAGATCATCATCAAGACTTATCGAGAGTCATAATATCCACCATATCATTCTATCCCCTAGCATATGCTGTTGTATCTGTTAATTAGCCCCAGAACCTCTCATCGTCAGTAGATCATGAAGGCACTGGTCACGTGGGAGGTAAGTATTTTCATCATATGTTGATCCTGATTTTCATTAATTGGTGGCCATGACGATGAATCATTCGGAAGTTGAGCAAATGAAATATTCCGCAATTTGCATAACATGTTTCACAAAATATAGTGAGATACTGTGCATAGATCCCACAATATTTGACGAAAACTATTTCTACTTCTTTGGTAAAGTTAAGTATCTTCTTTTTATTACTGTGAATGCTTGATTAACCGGCACAATAAGCTTAGTGAAACTACCCCAAATATTGGCTAAGTAATTGGGTATTAACGTTGGGTATTAAGTATGATCGACATACGTCCTGtagaaattatcttttaaataatcTGAACGAAATCCTAATCGGCGTGAGTATATCCCAATATTTATAACATTGGCAAACGACTTAATTGAAAACCACATTTTTCTAGCTCATGCTAGTTAAAAAACTCATGTTTTTTACTGTTATGGAAcagtaaaaaacataaatattcattaataacaaACTTTTTTGCCTAATGTCTGATCAAAGGTTCCTAATACTTGTGTAAAGGCTGGAAAACTAAAGATGGGTCTATTATATTAGATTTAAGCTTGTGAAATAACTGGATTTCCCAATACTGAAACAGcctgtatttttataataattattttctatttgtcAAAATTAAGAAAGGAATTAATATCAGTAAAAATACTCAAATTGGAAACCGGTAGATAATTAAGTATCTGGTTATAATTTCTACTCAAAGAGATGAATAATTAGACAATTTCTGggttttattgtataaataaaaaactgtaatttttacattcctttattctaatttattaaaacatgttttagaaaagtttatttgaaatGGCTTAATAATAGACTTGATGTCTaacaaacataaacaaaatgCTTTCATGACATacacatttatttgaaataaaaataatcaattacaaATTGTTTACTAAACTACTTCTTTAAGTAATGCGTTATTACTTCAAATGTTGAAGCAAAATGTCGCTAAGTAGAAGCGGCTGTGGTTGAACTTGGTGCGGTACCTAAAATTCAaaccaaaatattattgatttgtataataaaattaccatGATTTATTTACTCACCATTTGATGGTGGAGGTCCAGATGGTGGAGGTCCTGGTGGTGGATTACCATCAGGTGGTGGTCCTGGTGGAGGATTTCCATCGGGTGGTGGTCCTGGTGGAGGATTTCCATCGGGTGGTGGTCCTCCTGGGCCCCCTGGTGGTGGCCCTCCTGGTGGATGAGCATATGAGATACTctacgatttttaaaaatacagttaCACTTTTATCTCTTAATGTTGTATCTTCACAGCGTAATAGTAGGAACACAGCATAGTAGTGAACCAACCAACATGCAACTCAACGATGGTTCACTACTATGCTGTGTGTTTACTACCAAAGCTACAATATATGCAAGAGAACATACCAATGATAGTATCTCTTTCTTAAACGCATTGAttaatgtatacatatgtaTTTACTCTCTCTCATTCGTGAGAAGCATTATACGAAAGTGTAAATTAAACACATAGTATATTGGGCATTCCAATAATGTGTGAAACAAATTGTCTGTCTTATGTGAACAATAGATTGCACAGCTAGAAAGAAACTACGAAACGATTGTTAGCAAGTAGAGTGACATGCATGAGACGGATATACATATTCTCACATAATTTGAAGCTGCAATCGATTCAGCATCCTCATCATTGTAATACTCTTGAATCTGATTAAAAATTAAGGTAGTATtccttttaatttctttttgtctATGCCATGAGTTAGGATTGTCAGTATTCTAGAGGAATGACTTCACTTGGGAAAACCAATTATACGTTGA includes:
- the LOC123300472 gene encoding proline-rich protein 2-like isoform X2, producing the protein MNIHQFQVSINTSKMRFWAIFGVVVLIFQMMSISYAHPPGGPPPGGPGGPPPDGNPPPGPPPDGNPPPGPPPSGPPPSNGTAPSSTTAAST
- the LOC123300472 gene encoding histidine-rich glycoprotein-like isoform X1, whose protein sequence is MNIHQFQVSINTSKMRFWAIFGVVVLIFQMMSISYAHPPGGPPPGGPGGPPPDGNPPPGPPPDGNPPPGPPPDGNPPPGPPPSGPPPSNGTAPSSTTAAST